From Aspergillus fumigatus Af293 chromosome 3, whole genome shotgun sequence, a single genomic window includes:
- a CDS encoding putative acyl-CoA:6-aminopenicillanic-acid-acyltransferase: protein MFLEASKMSWDAVRNLAEEFRESLEKKLPDVYAEMQGIAEGAGLDLLDIVALNCRSEIAMGNFSDGCTSLSWKKHDNGRVLAQNWDWAPAAGKNIAIMSVEQPGKPKVFMVTEAGIVGKIGFNSAGVGVCLNAIRAKPCISSKIPIHVALRLCLESPSAQMAVERVSELGGIACSVHILLADSTTALGLELSPLGDVYLKEDVLGTVTHTNHFIENRNVIEPPWLSGSPIRLNRVRQLLRELISGGIAGSQITPGLLRDKIFSDTFNAPQAICCSEDPARGPAVRSRTIFNIIMNLEQDNVSAELVVGRPGSGEETAVIRMPWA, encoded by the exons ATGTTCCTGGAGGCCTCCAAGATGTCCTGGGATGCTGTCAGAAACCTCGCCGAGGAATTTCGTGAATCACTAGAGAAGAAACTGCCTGACGTCTACGCGGAGATGCAGGGTATAGCAGAGGGAGCGGGGTTGGATCTTCTCGACATTGTGGCGCTGAACTGTCGCAGTGAGATTGCCATGGGCAATTTTTCCGATGGCTGCACAAGTCTATCCTGGAAGAAACATGACAATGGACGAGTCCTGGCTCAGAATTGGGACTGGGCTCCCGCTGCGGGGAAGAATATCGCCATCATGTCAGTCGAACAGCCCGGCAAACCCAAAGTCTTTATGGTTACCGAG GCTGGAATTGTTGGAAAGATCGGATTCAACAGCGCAGGTGTAGGCGTTTGTCTCAACGCCATTCGGGCGAAACCCTGCATCAGTTCCAAGATCCCCATCCATGTGGCTCTCCGCCTCTGTCTTGAGAGCCCATCTGCCCAGATGGCGGTCGAAAGGGTCTCTGAGCTAGGAGGTATAGCTTGCAGTGTGCATATCCTACTTGCAGACAGCACAACCGCATTGGGACTTGAACTCTCGCCATTGGGAGATGTGTATCTCAAGGAAGATGTGCTGGGAACTGTCACTCACACTAACCACTTCATCGAGAATCGGAACGTCATTGAGCCCCCATGGCTCTCCGGCTCTCCGATTCGGTTGAATCGAGTCCGTCAGCTCCTTCGTGAGCTGATCAGTGGCGGAATCGCTGGGTCTCAGATCACCCCGGGTCTCTTGCGAGACAAGATCTTTTCGGATACTTTTAATGCGCCGCAGGCTATCTGTTGCTCAGAGGATCCTGCCCGGGGTCCTGCTGTGCGATCTAGAaccatcttcaacatcattaTGAATCTGGAGCAAGACAATGTCAGCGCGGAACTTGTCGTGGGCCGACCAGGTTCTGGGGAGGAGACTGCCGTGATACGAATGCCTTGGGCATAA
- a CDS encoding cytochrome b561 domain-containing protein has protein sequence MASATGVPQEHPQTIEAREDEPLLGAAECEVVWLDTDSSAAGTAAIAQCGILLLTALVWAGVFSHPLIFFSAHPLLNSSAILLQVQAALILQPTATPQQKLLGTQIHYSLQAISLAAFLTAFTIIEINKGDHPRLTSLHGILGLITYICIILQALLGLVQYFFPVKILGSADAGKRLYKYHRHFGYLLLVLELATVSAATQTTYNVAVLHTPLWGVLVAAVLIVAGVGARIKKHKLGF, from the exons ATGGCCTCTGCCACAGGAGTCCCTCAAGAACATCCTCAGACCATTGAGGCCAGAGAAGATGAGCCATTATTGG GCGCTGCTGAATGTGAGGTTGTCTGGCTTGATACTGATTCATCTGCTGCAGGGACCGCCGCAATTGCTCAGTGCGGCATATTGCTT CTTACGGCTCTCGTCTGGGCTGGCGTCTTCTCCCATcccttgatcttcttttctgcgCATCCG CTGCTCAACTCCTCCGCTATACTTCTCCAAGTACAAGCTGCTCTCATCCTACAGCCAACTGCAACGCCGCAGCAGAAACTCCTAGGCACTCAAATCCACTATTCCCTGCAAGCTATCAGCCTGGCTGCTTTCCTCACCGCATTCACCATCATCGAGATTAACAAGGGCGATCATCCGCGACTGACATCGCTGCATGGCATCTTAGGACTAATTACCTAcatctgcatcatcctccaagcaCTGCTGGGACTTGTTCAGTATTTCTTCCCTGTCAAGATCCTTGGCAGTGCTGATGCGGGCAAAAGACTGTACAAGTACCACCGCCATTTTGGATACTTGCTGCTTGTCTTGGAACTGGCGACCGTGTCAGCGGCAACCCAGACGACGTATAATGTGGCTGTCCTGCACACTCCGCTTTGGGGCGTTCTTGTTGCAGCGGTATTAATTGTCGCTGGAGTCGGTGCCAGGatcaagaagcacaagctgGGCTTCTAG